The Streptomyces sp. NBC_00659 genomic interval AACGGGATCATCGTCTCCGCCGGGCGCGTCCGGACTGCTCTGGGCGCCGGGCCTGTGCGGACGGCTGTCGCCGCGCGCGATCTACGGGCCGAGATCGAGGCATTCCCGGCCAGCCGGCCCGCGCTGCCTCGCGGGTAAAGTCCGGGGCATGTACCCGGTCACTCGTTCCAGCGCACGTCTTGGCCTGCGGGAACTCGCTCCCACGGACGTGGATGCGGTGTTCGCCATCTACGGCAGTCCCGCAGCCACGGCGCACCTGTCGTTCGAGCCCCGCGACCGCGAACAGGTCGAGCAGATCGTGGCCCGGTCCATCACTGCCGCCGCGGCGACGCCTCGCACGGAGTACGCGCTCGCCGTCACTGAGCAGGAGACAGGCGCACTGATCGGGTTCGGTCGTCTGGCCCTCGATCCCCACCAGCAGCGCGGAGCCACCCTCGGCTTCGCGCTGCGCCCGGAGGTATGGGGACGGGGCTACGGCGTAGAGACGGTGCGGCTCCTGCTCGCTGCGGGGTTCGACGACCTGGACCTGCACCGCATTTGGGGCGCCCGGTCGCCGCTCAATGAGGCCTCGGCCAAGACGATGGGCGCGGCGGGGATGGTCGAGGAAGGCACCATCCGCGAGCACGTGTGGAAGGCGGGGGCGTGGCGGGACTCCGTCGTGCACGCGATTCTCGACCACGAGTTCCCACCCAGTTCCTGAACCGCCCCGCCGTTGTCCGAACGGCTGGCGCATCGGACGCTGAGTTGGGCTAAGAGGGCATCTGATCAACGTTCACGCTGTTGTGGGCTGGATATCCGTTTCGAATCGCCAGGTTGGTGTGGATTCTCCGGTCAGCTCGCGGGACATTTTGTTAGCCATCGCCCAGTGGATCATGGTCCGGGACCTTTGCGGCAGGGCTTCGTAGTCCCGCGCCAGGCGGCGGTGCTGCATAAGCCAGCCGAAGGTTCGCTCGATCACCCACCGCTTCGGCAGTGGCTCGAACCCCCTCGCCCGTGGTCGCTGCACCACCTCGACATCGATGCCCAGTTGGGCGCCGTGGTTGAAGATGCTGTTCTGGTATCCGCCGTCGGCCCAGACCTTGGTCACGCTGGGATGCGCCGCGGCGAGGTCGTCGAGCAGGAGCTTGCCGCCGGTCGTGTCGTGCACGTTCGCGGCGGTGACGAGGACGGCCAGCACCAGACCGAGCGTGTCCGTGATCAGGTGCCGCTTGCGCCCTTTGATCTTCTTGCCGGCGTCGATGCCCTGGCTGGTCTCGGCGACGTTCGCCGAGGTCTTCACGCTCTGCGCGTCGACGACGGCCGCGGTGGGGTCCGCGCTGCGGCCGTGAGCTCGACGGGTCTTGTCCCGTAACAGGTCGTGGACTTGCTGGGGGGTGCCGTCGGCTTCCCACTTCGCGTAGTAGTCGTAGACAGTCTTGTAGGGCGGGAAGTCGTGCAGCAGATACTCCCAGGGCCGGTTCGGTTGACGTAGAGGATCGCGTTGACGATCTCGCGCAGGTCGTGCACGCGGGCAGCCGTGCCGGGTCCGGTCCGTCTCGCTCGCCAGGCGGTGAAGACCGGTTCGATCAAGACCCAGCGGGCGTCGGAGACATCACTGCGATACGGGCGACGAACACTCACGCCTCGCCCAACGACCACCGACGCCAGCAGTCACAAAAACATCCCGAACTACCAACTACCTAGATCAGATGCCCTCTTAGGGCGCAGGCAGGAGCGGAAGAGAGGGTAGAGGGTTGTCGAGACGCGTGGGCGGGGCTGGTCAAGGGGCCTGAACTGCATAAACCCTGATCAGGTTGTCGGGTCTGCCGGTAGGGAGGGCGGTAGGGGGATCCGTGGCTCGCTCGGTGACCGCTGGCAGGAGCCAAGCGCGGGCCGAATGCCGGATCAGCCGATGGTGAACACGTAACGTGCCGGATCTATCACGTGTA includes:
- a CDS encoding GNAT family N-acetyltransferase yields the protein MYPVTRSSARLGLRELAPTDVDAVFAIYGSPAATAHLSFEPRDREQVEQIVARSITAAAATPRTEYALAVTEQETGALIGFGRLALDPHQQRGATLGFALRPEVWGRGYGVETVRLLLAAGFDDLDLHRIWGARSPLNEASAKTMGAAGMVEEGTIREHVWKAGAWRDSVVHAILDHEFPPSS